Within Bicyclus anynana chromosome 24, ilBicAnyn1.1, whole genome shotgun sequence, the genomic segment ACTGTCTTTTCTCAAGtacaaatttgttttaattatatatgttttaaataacataaattataaaaaatactcttataattattttttaaattacagatCTACCTagcgaaaataaataaaagggtgcgagattacaaaataaacatattgaaTGAACCCAGAGAGGGCAAAAAGCTACTTGTCCTTGATATAGATTATACACTGTTTGATCACAGATCTGTTGCAGAAACTGGTAAGACAATTTCTATTTCTATACTTACGAGTACATTGTAGAACCTCTCtaagataaaattataatttgacggcctccgtggcgcagtggtatgcgcggtggatttactagacggaagtcctgggttcgatccccggctgggcagattgagattttcttaatttgtccaggtctggctggtgggaggcttcggccgtggctagttaccaccctaccggcaaagacgtaccgccaagcgatttagcgttccggtacgatgccgtgtacaaaccgaagggggtgtggattttcatcctcctcctaacaagttaggccgcttccatcttagactgcatcatcacttaccatcaggtgatattgtagtcaatggctaacttgtaaagaataaaaaaaaaaatacaccaacAACTGATGGATGTGCACTGTTGTCCACCTGTGTTTgagatcaaaattaaattacttgaaataggctttacaagcacttttgatattCTTTTTAGTCTTTTCTGAAccttttctgcacttggccactaaggttgGCTTTTGTATATAGGTCCATTAAGTGCTGGTCCCAGCACTTCTGATTTTACAATTTCAGTTCCGTTCAGAAGGCAGGTCTGCTGAGAAGAGTTaaaaagaaactcaacaattgctgtttaataaaatcatacagtttcataatacacaatagttaaaatcattaaatttcttttaattgtACGTTCTGTGTAAAGGCCAATGACCTCCAAATATCTTTGTCATTCAGAAATTTATCAATTGTTTAGTAACCTCAAcatagtaaatgttttttaacacttGCAAACCTTCTCaaaaataacagacaattttattggtgaatttgggtgtaaTACAGGTCCAAAGGTAATTTGTCTGAGCCCTGCGTCTATAAAGTGGTTGGCCTAGCCCTGTAGTCTAGTGGGCCTTTAAATAAAActgagatcatcatcattatcagctgatgaacgtccactgctggacataggcctcttgcatggacctccaagcataacggtctcgagccgccagcatccagcggtttcctgcgttccgcttgatgccctcggtccacctagtgagggggtcgaccaacactgcgttttccggtgcggggtcgctattccagtaccttggaaccccaacgtccatcggctcttcgaactatatggcctgcacattgccacttcggcatcgcgactcgctgagctatgtcagtgactttggtacATCGTGGAactcctcatttatgattcgatcaccAAATAAAACCTATGGATCAAGCAAATATAACAGATAATCAATgataattaaatgattattcCAGGCTACGAACTAATGCGTCCCTTTCTCCACGAATTCCTCACATGGGCGTATGAACACTACGACATAGTGATATGGTCTGCGACAGGTATGAAGTGGATTGAAGAGAAGATGCGGTTGTTGGGCGTGTCAACGCATCAGGACTATAAGATCATGTTCTATCTGGACTATTTGGCAATGATCACGGTACACACAGCTAAATATGGGACTATTGatgtaagtatttaatttaaataagttaaagcTTTCATCCCCTTACTAAGGTCATTATATTTTCAACTAAAGAAAAACAGAGCTAAAGTAGACGACGTTGaacatgtatatttttttatatatgaattgaagatgtgtaattttttactgagtggtctgattttgatattatttatattaaactttatttttaattaggcttGGCACCTAGGTttcaataggtagaaaatattataatgttatttttcccttttttagtttcgttatatatttatgtttttttatgtcttttcatcaatatttttcaagttatattcaCAGAAATTAGCACTACTAGCATACCCAATGCTAGTACTAGTAGTGCATATTTCTGcgaatataacttgaaaaatattgatgaaaagacataaaaaaacataaatacagcCAGACATACACGTAGAATCACCTTTTTTCGTGAAGGTAAAATTGTAGAAAGACAAAAGTGAAGTGATAGAATCTACTATTAAACTCGAAAGTAGAGCAAAATGTAAGCTAGTATAATATCATGAATTGTTTTTTCACAAACTAAGTTAACTTGACCTATTTAAATCTTTTGTCATTTATTaccaattataaatatatttccattttttttttatcttgtaaACGATGATTATAGTTATCATTGTTTATCTTTTGTAACTATCGGAGTCTGACGCTCTTAACTTCgaccacgtggaatttagtttttcacaaaaccctcgggaaccatggatttttcgggatgaaaagtagcctatgtgttaactgtaattaaatttggaatgaaatagagtaaaatctatttcattccaaatttcattcaaatcggttcagtagttaaggCGGTAAATAGTAAGTAACAaataaccaaacaaacatacatccatacaaactttcgcgtaaatattagtagtatatttgaatatataaaataaaatgcatataatttTCTGGAGCTAATACTTTGTATTAAAatgcatatttattaattacaggtAAAACCACTCGGAGTTATATGGGGCAAATACCCGCAATACAGCTCAAAGAACACTATAATGTTCGACGATATACGACGAAACTTTATCATGAACCCAAAAAGTGGGCTCAAAATTCGACCGTTCAGACAAGCACATTTAAACAGGGACAAAGATAGGGAACTACTTCACCTGGCGACCTATTTAAAGGACATTGCGATGTATTGCGACGATTTTGACActttaaatcacaaaaaatggGAGAAATACAAGCCTGACAAAAGGTCCCACCATGCTGGAAGCAAAAGGAAGGCAGAAGATAGTCCGTCGAAGCCCAAAGAATGACGGTAGACACGCTTTGATCTCATTGTCACAGCTTAGCGATCATACAGTTCAGATGTTTGCATTTATTCgtgcatttataatttttaaatgtcaGAAAAtgtataatgttaaaaattgCGTTACCGACTAGATGAAATTGCATCACAGAGGTAAATAAATGACCAATCAATAGGTCGCCCAAAAATTATCAATTCATTttctcaattttaaaaaattggccTTATTTGAACCAAACGATATTcagcattctgtaaagttacagcactatttatatgttatatgttaatggtattttaattttgacatcaTGTATTCAAAAGTTCGTCGTCGAgtttaaaatagcggaatcgcaccccGGAGGtgttaacatgcgaccaacaagATAATCTTGTGAagggaaatagacaaatttcgaCTAATGGCGTAGCAACCGGAATTGTAATAATTGCGCCAaacaactccgccgccattgacGTCATTTTGTACATTTCTCTACACTTTAacgcatataatataatatagtaccACAGCTAACTAAAACGCGAGTACAAAAGACATGTGGAATGATATCTCGTCgcttttgcaatttttaatattatgtaatttctCAAAGTAAGTCATTTAGTGTACATAAATACTGGAATAAGAATGAAAATAATGcgtaacatttataatttctttgGGTAGAAGATCAGAGTTATAAAACAATATGGCGCTAGCGCTCATTTAAAAACCATTTCTGAACTGTATGCTTGCTAAATATCTATTTACACAGTATAGTGTACTGGGTTGTGATCTGTCaaagaaaatgaatatttaattagaacaaacaaaattgataataaatcaatattgatCAGTGAGTTTTAGagcaataaaattaagtaatgtGCATtgatcttataataaaaggacgcacaatcatgtagaaaatttcacttaaaaactggctaaTTTAGtattgacagttttagaatgattggtaatgaaaatatatacctaaattgcctttaaatatagtccaatattcaataaaatcccaaattcagagcaaattcaaccttaaggattgagtttaaggttgaatttgcaaatgcgactacttgaaatgagtgccaagaagttgtgtttggaactcattgagtggggacgtttttaggtctctgattgtgcatccactttttaataggagatcgatgctaATGTGATATAATGACAGATCGTGGTTATTCGCTAACTCAAAAGTGTTTTAATGGATAAAGGCACCCAAACCTGTTTCAACATTAATGTTTTACATTGAAACTTGTGATAAA encodes:
- the LOC112055370 gene encoding ubiquitin-like domain-containing CTD phosphatase 1 codes for the protein MCDLNDNPIKLSVKWNGKEFDIPELSPSDSVAMLKIAIENATGVRPERQKLLNVKFQGKVATDNYALSELNLKPNLKIMMMGSLEEAIEGARTKPDVGDEVVNDLDIEEEEVDVENQEIYLAKINKRVRDYKINILNEPREGKKLLVLDIDYTLFDHRSVAETGYELMRPFLHEFLTWAYEHYDIVIWSATGMKWIEEKMRLLGVSTHQDYKIMFYLDYLAMITVHTAKYGTIDVKPLGVIWGKYPQYSSKNTIMFDDIRRNFIMNPKSGLKIRPFRQAHLNRDKDRELLHLATYLKDIAMYCDDFDTLNHKKWEKYKPDKRSHHAGSKRKAEDSPSKPKE